In Achromobacter pestifer, the DNA window CTGATCACCGAGTCCGCGCAGATGTTTGCCGAAGGCCGCACGCTGGAAGGCATACGGGCCGCCAAACAGACTTTCGCGGAACCCGGCCAACTGGACCGCCTGAAGAAGTACCACGGGGAAAAAGCCGCATGGGTGCTGGGCGCCTGGATCGACACCTGGCTATCGCCGGAGTTTGCCGCCTGGAATCTGGACGAGCAGTTGCGCCTAGTGCGTTGCCCCGTGCTGGCGCTGCACGGCGAAGTCGATGAATACGGCTCCCCCCGGCACCAGGACAAGCTCGTGGCGCTGGCGGGCGCACGCCCTTTGCTGCTGGAAAACTGCGGCCATGTCCCGCACCGCGAACAAAGCCGCATCGTGCTGGATGTGGTGAGCGAGTGGTTGCGGGCGGTTCCTTGACCAACCCGGTTCCAGCGTTCACAGTCCGCGCTTAGAATCGGACTAGCCCTTCCGCGCCGCCGCGCTCGTTTTTTGAGGTCCCCGATCCGATGTCAGACCGTCAACCCGCACCCCAAGCCGTACACAACACGACCACCCGCTACGCGATTTTCATCGTTGCCACGCTCAACGGGGGCGCTGCCGCCGCCGAAACCGTGCGCGGCTGGTGCGCCGATGTCGCTGCCGTCGTCCGCACGGTGGGCACGCGCGCGCCCGAGCAGAATCTCTCCTGTGTCACCGCCTTCGGCTCCACGGCCTGGGACCCGCTTTTCGGAGCGCCGCGTCCTGCCGCGCTGCATCCTTTCCGTGAATTCGGTTCGGGCGAGCGCCTGGCCGTCGCGACGCCGGGCGACCTGCTGCTGCACATCCGCGCGGACTCGATGGATTTCTGTTTCGAACTGGCGACCTTGCTGCTGGGCGGCCTGGGCGATGCCGTGACGGTCGTGGATGAAGTCCAAGGCTTTCGCTACTTCGACCGGCGCGCCATCATCGGCTTCGTGGACGGGACCGAGAATCCGGAAGGGCAGGAGGCGGTCGATTTCACCGTCATCGGCGACGAGGACGCCGAGTTCGCCGGCGGCAGCTACGTGCTGGTGCAGAAGTACCTGCACGACATGGCGGCATGGAACGCGCTGACGGTCGAGGGCCAGGAAGGCGTGATTGGCCGCCACAAGTGGTCCAACGTGGAACTCGACGACGACATCAAGCCGTCGTCCTCGCACAGCGCCCTGACGACCATCGAGGAAAACGGCCAGGAACTGAAGATCCTGCGTGACAACATGCCGTTCGGCCGGCCGGGGGCAGGGGAGTTCGGCACCTACTTCATCGGCTACGCGCGTTCGCCGCGGCCCATCGAACTGATGTTGGAGAACATGTTCGTCGGACGCCCGCCCGGCAACTACGACCGCCTGCTCGACTTCAGCCACGCGGTTACCGGCGGCCTGTTCTTCGTGCCGTCGTCCGAGTTGCTGGAAGCGCTTGCCGAGCGCAGCCCGGCCGCCTGTACGGACGCGGACGAGCCCGAGGCGCCGGCGCTCGCGTCGGCGGGCAAGGCCAACTGAGGAGGGGCTTCGGGCGCGGCGAGTCGCCGCGCCTAGCGCTCCTGCTCCAGCGTCGCCTTCATCCGCACCATGCTCTCCTGGCTGACCATGATGACGCCGCTGGCGGGCTGGTCGATGTCCAGGATGAAGGTCAGCACCAGGGAGATCAGCATGGCGAACAGGCCGGTCGAGATCAGCCGTCTGCGCTTGTGCAGCCCGGTGCCGTAGGCGATGAACCCCATTGCGCCGGCGGTGACGATGAAGAGCAGATAGAAGACGGGTTCGGGAACGTGGTTTTCCAGCGCGACACGGCGTTTCTCGTTGACCTGCGCCATCTCGTTGATGGCCTGGATGAACATGACGGTGGAGATCGAGGGCGGGTTCTCCAGGACGCTGGCCGCGGTGCTCCGGATCTGGCGTTCGATGCGCCGCGACGTCGCGCTGGCCGCCGTCAGGCGTTCCTTGTCATTGTCGGCGTCGCTGAATTCCAGCGCCGTCGTGGTGTATTCGAGCAACAGCTTCGCGATGGGATCGCGGGCCGCGGGAGGCAGCAGCTGCGAGCGCCAGTAGGCATTGCCGATGGCGTTGGCCTCTTCCAGCACCAGGTTCTTGCGCGTCTCGAAACGCGTCACCGACATGGCGAAAGTAAACCCCAGCAGCAGCGCCAGCAGGCCCAGCAGGGCGGTCTGGAGCGCGCCTATATGGGTCTTGGCGGCGTCGTCGGAGGCGCGGCGATGCTTGCGCCCCAACCGGAAGCCCAGCTCGATGATGGCCAGGCAAACGATGACGCAGATGAAAAATACATAGGTTTCATCAATTTCGCGCAGCACGTTGATTCCCGGTGGTTATTTGGGGATAGAGCGTATGCCGAGTGCGGCGCGGTGGGCAAGGGGCGAATGACCCGCGCCTAGCCAGACGCCCGATAGCCGGCCTGTGCAAGGCTCCTTTTAGTGTGAACAGGCCCTGGTTGCCAGGTTCTTGAAATGCGTCTTGGAGTAAGGTGTCGCTTCCCTTGTAAGCGACACCGCACGGAGCAGAAATTGAAAACCCGCAAACTCGGCCGTACCGACCTGGATGTCAGCCTGATCGGACTGGGCACCATGACCTGGGGCGAGCAGAACACCGAAGCCGAGGCGCACCAGCAGTTGGACTACGCCCTGGAGCGTGGCATCAATCTGGTTGACGTCGCCGAGATGTATCCGGTGCCGCCCAAGCCCGAAACGCAGGGCCTGACCGAGACCTATATCGGCACCTGGCTGGCGCGCAGCAAGCGCCGCCAGGACATCGTGCTGGCCAGCAAGGTGGCAGGCCCCGTGCGCGACGCCAAGCGCCCCGGCCACATCCGCGACGGCAAGACCCACCTGGACCGCAAGAATCTGACCGAGGCGCTGGACGCCAGCCTGAAGCGGCTGCAGACGGACTACCTGGACCTGTATCAGCTGCACTGGCCGGACCGCACCACGGCCACCTTCGGCAAGCTGTCCTATCCCTGGGTCCAGGACGAGTACACCGTGCCGATCGAGGAAACCCTGGAGGTGCTGCAGGACTTCGTGCGCGCCGGCAAGGTGCGCCACATCGGCGTGTCCAATGAAACGCCCTGGGGTGTCGGGCAGTTCCTGCGTCATGCCGAGAACAAGGGTTTGCCGCGTATCGCGACCATCCAGAACGCGTACAGCCTGCTGAACCGCGTCTACGAGATCGGCTTGTCGGAGTACTCGCACCACGAAGGCGTGGGCCTGCTGGCCTATTCGCCGCTGGCAATGGGCGTGCTTTGCGGCAAGTACCTGGATGGCGCGCGTCCGGCGGGCGCCCGCCTGACGCTCTACACGCGCTTCACCCGCTACAGCAACGAGCAAGCCGAGGCCGCCGCCCGCGCCTACGTCGAGCTGGCGCGCGCGCACGGCATTTCGCCCACCCACCTGGCCCTGGCCTGGGTGAACCAGCGCCCCTTCGTCACCAGCAACCTGATCGGCGCCACCACGCTCGAACAGTTGAAGGAAAACATCGACAGCGTGGACGTGACCCTGTCGGCCGAGGTGCTGGAGGCGATCGACAAGATCCACGCCCGCCAGCCGAATCCGGCGCCGTGATGCGCTGATCGCCCCGTCCGCCGCAGCGGCCAGGACCCATGACGCTTTCCGGGGCGTCATGGGTTTTTTCATGGAGGACGCCGATCCGGCCACGGATACATTTTTTTTCCTGTCCATTGTCGATTTCGTCTGGCGCGGTTCGTCGTGTCGATGGAGCATGCAAGTTCCACCATCCACACTAGGAGACCGAGATGCGATTCATGGTTCAAGTCAGGGCCACCGCCGATAGCGAAGCCGGGGTGATGCCCACAGAGCAGTTGCTGGCCGACATGGGACGGTTCAACGAGGAGCTGGTGCAGGCGGGGGTGATGCTGGCGGGCGACGGCCTGAAGCCCAGTTCCAAGGGGGCGCGGGTACACTTTTCGGGCAGCAGCCGGCAGGTGATAGACGGCCCCTTCGCGGAAACCAAGGAGCTGATTGCCGGCTACTGGCTCTGGGAGTGCGCCTCGCTGCAGGAGGCGATCGAATGGGTCAAGCGCTGTCCCAATCCGATGCCGGGTCCGTCCGACATCGAAATCCGCCCGTTATACGAGATGGAGGACTTCGGCGAGGAATTCACGCCGGAGCTGCGGGCCCAGGAGGGACGGCTGCGCGATCAGTTGGAGAAAGCGTCCAAGCAGTGATTTGGCGGCCGGGGCGGGCGGCATGGCCATCAAGCCCCGGTCGCCGCCACCTCCCACAAACGGTCCGGCGCAAAATCCTGCTGCTCGCCCTTCTTGGCGTAGCCCAACGGATTGGCCACGATGCGGCAGCCATTCTTCACGTAGTCCTGTGGACAGTGGAGATGGCCGTGCATCCAGACGTCGGCCAGGGGCAACAGGGCGTCCAACGCGTTGCAGAAGCCCGCGGTGCCCGGGGTGACGCCGTAGCGCGGGTCCGCGCTGGCCAGCGTCGGCGCGAAGTGGGTGATGGCAACGGTCGGGCCGGCGTGGGGCACGTGCAGGGCGGCGTCCAGCCACTGCTGGCAGAGCAGTCCTTGTTCGCGCATCTGCTCGGCCATGAAGGGCGCGCCGTTGCGGCGCATCTCCGCCTTTTCCAGGTAGAAGTCGGCCGCACGGAAAGCTTTTTCGCGTTTTTTCAGGGCCGAGCCCACGGTGTCGCCGGGGGCGGCCAGCGCGTCGAAGTCCGTCCATAGCGTGGTGCCGACCAAGCGCACGCCATCGATGACCAGCGTTTCGCGTTCCAGCCAGTGGATGCCGAGTTCGCTGCAAAGCTCGCGCAGTTTTGCGTGGGTTTCGTCGAAATCGACGTTGTCGTATTCATGGTTGCCGGGCACGTAGACCACGGGCGTGGGCCAGCCTTTGCTCGGGGCATAGGTGCCCAGGCCGAAGTCGGCGCCGGTCATGAGCGAGCCGCGGCGATACGAGCCTATGTCTCCGGCCAGCACCAGCAGATCGGCGCCGGGCGCGGGCCGGGCCACGAAATCCGGGTCGGTTTCAAGGTGCAGGTCTGAGAGCAATTGGATCTTCATAGCCGCCATCTTAGGCCACCGGCAGCGGGGGCCATTGTTCCATGCGACACTTTCCCGGTTTACCCAGTCACACAGGAGGAATTCCATGCGTATCGCCATCATGGCCGCGGCTGCCGCGCTTGCGCTGGCCGCTAGCGCGCAGGCGCAGCCGCTGGATTGCGGCAATGCGGCCACGCAGACGGACATGAGCCTGTGCGCCGACCAGGCGTACCGCAAGTCCGACGCCGACTTGAACGCCGCCTACAAGGAAGTGACCGCGCGCCTGAAGAACGACCGGGACGCGACGACCCAGCTGCATGCCGCCCAGAAGGCCTGGCTGTTCTTCCGCGATGCGGAGTGCGCCTTTGCCTCCAGCAGCACGTCCGGCGGCAGCGCCTATCCCATGACGCTGAGCCTGTGCCTGGACAAGCTGACGCAGGCGCGCACCAAGGAATTACGGGCCTACCTGAAATGCGAGGAAGGCGACCTGAGCTGCCCGGTGCCAGGCAAGCAGTAAGCCGCCGCATGAAGACGAATGACATGAGCGAGAGTAATCCGAGCCTCATCATGGACGAGCGGGGCGTGGCGCGCTGCTTCTGGCAGCCGTCCATGCCGGACTATCACGACCACGAATGGGGCAGGCCGGTGGCGGACGACCGCCGCCTGTACGAGAAGATCTGCCTGGAGGGCTTTCAGGCCGGCATGGCCTGGATCACGATCCTGCGCAAGCGCGAGGCGTTCCGCGAGGCTTTCGACGACTTCGACTTCGAGCGGGTGGCGCGCTACACGGAACGCGATGTCGAACGCCTGATGGGCAACGCGGGCATCGTGCGCAACCGCAGCAAGATCGTGTCCGCCATCAACAACGCCAGGCGCGCACAGGCCCTGGCCAATGAGTCGGGTTCGCTGTCGGCCTGGCTCTGGCGCCATGAGCCGCCGGCGCAGGACCGGCCCGCGACGGTGGACCTGGACTACTGGAACGGCAATCCGACTTCGCCGGCGTCGGCGGGCCTGTCGCGCGAGTTGAAGAAGCGCGGCTGGACCTTCGTGGGGCCCACGACCATGTACGCCTTCATGCAGGCGGTCGGCATGGTCAACGACCACATGAGCGGCTGCGTCTGTCGTGCGGCGGTCGAGGCGGCGCGGGCGGGATTCGAGCGGCCCCGCTAGACGTCCCAGGGCTCACACTCTCTTGCGGCTCAAAAAAAATATTGAGTTGGTTGCGCTTCGCAAGTATATTGGTTGCGAATCGCAACTTTAAGAGCGCGCCATGGATCTGATCGACACCCCCATCCAACCCCGCGACCAGACCATCCGGGACCTGCGGGAGTTCTCCCGCAAACTGGTGCGCGAGCTGGGCTTCATGCGCAGCTCGCTGGCGGGCAGCGAACTGGCGCCTTCCGCCGTCCACGCCATCATCGAGATCGGTCTGCAGCCAGGCATCCAGGCGCGCGATCTGGCGGCCATACTCAGGCTGGACAAGTCCAATACCAGCCGGCAGGTCGCCAAGCTGGAATCCGCCGGGCTGCTGACGCGGGAGGCCGACAGCGTGGACGCCCGTTCGTCACGGCTGTACCTGAGCGAGGCAGGGATCCGGCTGCGCTCGCAGATCGACCAGTTCGCCACGGATCAGGTGTCGCGCGCTTTGCGGCAGCTGGCGCCCGAGGATCAGCAGTCGCTGATCCGCTTTCTTTCCCTCTACGCCGACGCCCTGTCGCACGAGAACCCCAACATCGCGCCGGCCGCCGCTGGCGGCCTCGCAGACCAGATCCACGCCGGCTACCTGCCGGGCTGCATCGGCGACGTGGCCGGCCTGCATGCGCGCTACTACGCGCAGGCCTCGGGATTCGGCGTGTACTTTGAACGCAAGGTGGCGACCGAGCTGGCCGAATTCGCCGAAGGCCTGCCCGCCGCCGGCAAGAACATGTGGCTGTACGCGGACAACGGCAGGACGCTGGCCTCCATTGTCATCGATGGCGATCTCGCCACCCGCGAGGCGCACCTGCGCTGGTTCATCGTCGACGAGTCGCTGCGCGGCATGGGCGTGGGCCGCGCCCTGCTGCAGCGGGCCATGGCTTTTGCCGACGCGCATTACGACGAGACCTATCTGTGGACCTTCAAGGGCCTGGATGCCGCCCGGCATCTATACGAGGCGGCGGGCTTTACGCTGGCCGAGGAGTCCGAAGGCAGGCAGTGGGGCAGCGTGGTGGTCGAGCAGCGCTTCGTGCGCCGCGGCCGGGGCGCCTCAGATCACGCTGATGCGCAGCTCGGCCAGTAGGGCCGCCGCCTGAGTCTTGGAGATGGTGGCGCCTGCCAGGCGCGCGGCCGAGTTCAGGTCCAGGCCGCCCAGGTCGGCTTCGCGCAGGTCGGCGCCCTCGAAGCGGACGTTCTTCAGGATGGCATTGCGCAGGCTGCCGCCGTGGAACACGGTGTCGCGGAAGTCGCTGCCGCTCAGGTCGGCATCGGAGAAGTCCAGCTGCCGCACGTCGGTCTTGCGAAACGACACGCCGCGCAGCAGCGCGCCGACCAGCAGGCATTCCTGCAGCGACCAGCCCAGGCAGGCGATGCCGTCGAAATCGCTGCCGGTGAGCTTGCAGCCCTGGAAACGGGCGGCGGCCAGCCGGGCGCGGCGCCAGCTGGCATTGTTGAGGTCGCAGTTTTCGAAGACGGCGTCGCTGGCGTCGCACGAGGCGAAATCGACCTGGCCGCCGCGGCAGCGCAGCCAGGTGGAGTCCGCCAGGGTGGTGCCCTGAAAGGAGGCGCCAGCGATTGCGCAGGCCGTCAGTTGCGCGCCGCGCAAATCCAGGCGCGAGAAGTCCGCGTGCTGGAAGTCGCAGTCGTGGAACGCCAGCGGCCGGCCGGCGGCCCGTTCGATCAAGGCCTGCATTATCTTGCGGTCCACTTCCTGGCCCGCCACTGTTTCGATTGCTTCTTGCGTCATGCCGCAAATTCCTGCCTGAATTCCTGGAAAACGGACAGCCTACTGGAAGATCTCGCTTTCCACGCAGAAGGCGATCAATTCCTGGTCGGTGCGGACGTTGAGCTTGCGCATGGCCGAGATCTTCTGGCCGCTGACCGTCTTGACGCTGCGCTTCAAGGCATCGGCCACCTGCATCATGGATTCGCCGCGGATGAAGTGGCGCAGTACTTCGAATTCCTTGGGCGACAGGCTGTTGATGCGTTCGCCGATGAACTTGCTGCGCTCATCGGCCGCGCCGTCGCGTTGGAAGCCGGGCGGATAGTACTTGCGGCCGGCATGCAGGGTTTCCAGCGCGGTCATGATTTCGCTGAGGTTGTCGCGCTTGAGCACCACGGCTGCGACGCCAGCGTCGTAGAGCGCCGAGATGATCATGGAATTCGACACCATGGTCAGCACCACGATCTGGACCTGCGGATAGTGGCGTGTCAGGTACTTGACCAGGCGGATGCCATCGCCATAGGTGTCGTCGCCAGGCATGGAGTAGTCGGTGATGACCACGTGCGGCGCGTCGCGTTCCAGGTGCTGGATCAGCGCGGTCGACCCGGGCAGGGTGGCCGTGACCTCGAAATTGAGGTCCTTTTCCAGCAGGTCGCGCATTCCCATCAAGACCAGGGGGTGGTCGTCGACCAGGACGATACGGAGTCTTTCCATGCGGGGGTGTGCCTTCAAGCGAGCCCTTGTTTCAAGTAGGGATATGACGGTCGGACTCAGGGTTGAGGTCGGAGGCAAACCGATAGCGTAGTGGTTTTTGCGTAGCCGTGCGCCCCGCGCCGGAGATCCGGGGCGGGGCATGTGCGGGACAGGACGGCAGGCGGCGTCAGCCGGCCGCTTCTTCCTGCAGGCGTCCCAGCACGAAGCCGTCGACCGCGCTGGTGCGGCCGCGCCAGAGCGTGGGCTGTCCGGCGATGGGGGTGCCGTCGGCGGTGAAGAAGAGCGCGTCGGCGAGATGGATGTAGTTCGGCAGCGGGTCCGCCGGTTGCGGTACGCGGAAAACGTCGCCCAGTTCCGCCAGGGAGGCATGCACGGCCTTGCGGGTGGCGTCGTCCGTCTTGTCCAGGGACGCCGTGAAGCTGGCGGCGAAGCTGTCGAAGTATT includes these proteins:
- a CDS encoding alpha/beta fold hydrolase produces the protein MLAITSQDVYVHTSEGRLYARRWDPAGDAVAVAPIVMFHDSLGCVELWRDFPEQLAQATGRSVIAYDRLGFGRSDPNTAVFEPGFVADEAQGGFRRLREELGIGPYVGFGHSVGGGMAVCSAGVYVDDCRALITESAQMFAEGRTLEGIRAAKQTFAEPGQLDRLKKYHGEKAAWVLGAWIDTWLSPEFAAWNLDEQLRLVRCPVLALHGEVDEYGSPRHQDKLVALAGARPLLLENCGHVPHREQSRIVLDVVSEWLRAVP
- a CDS encoding Dyp-type peroxidase: MSDRQPAPQAVHNTTTRYAIFIVATLNGGAAAAETVRGWCADVAAVVRTVGTRAPEQNLSCVTAFGSTAWDPLFGAPRPAALHPFREFGSGERLAVATPGDLLLHIRADSMDFCFELATLLLGGLGDAVTVVDEVQGFRYFDRRAIIGFVDGTENPEGQEAVDFTVIGDEDAEFAGGSYVLVQKYLHDMAAWNALTVEGQEGVIGRHKWSNVELDDDIKPSSSHSALTTIEENGQELKILRDNMPFGRPGAGEFGTYFIGYARSPRPIELMLENMFVGRPPGNYDRLLDFSHAVTGGLFFVPSSELLEALAERSPAACTDADEPEAPALASAGKAN
- a CDS encoding NADP(H)-dependent aldo-keto reductase is translated as MKTRKLGRTDLDVSLIGLGTMTWGEQNTEAEAHQQLDYALERGINLVDVAEMYPVPPKPETQGLTETYIGTWLARSKRRQDIVLASKVAGPVRDAKRPGHIRDGKTHLDRKNLTEALDASLKRLQTDYLDLYQLHWPDRTTATFGKLSYPWVQDEYTVPIEETLEVLQDFVRAGKVRHIGVSNETPWGVGQFLRHAENKGLPRIATIQNAYSLLNRVYEIGLSEYSHHEGVGLLAYSPLAMGVLCGKYLDGARPAGARLTLYTRFTRYSNEQAEAAARAYVELARAHGISPTHLALAWVNQRPFVTSNLIGATTLEQLKENIDSVDVTLSAEVLEAIDKIHARQPNPAP
- a CDS encoding YciI family protein — translated: MRFMVQVRATADSEAGVMPTEQLLADMGRFNEELVQAGVMLAGDGLKPSSKGARVHFSGSSRQVIDGPFAETKELIAGYWLWECASLQEAIEWVKRCPNPMPGPSDIEIRPLYEMEDFGEEFTPELRAQEGRLRDQLEKASKQ
- a CDS encoding metallophosphoesterase, coding for MKIQLLSDLHLETDPDFVARPAPGADLLVLAGDIGSYRRGSLMTGADFGLGTYAPSKGWPTPVVYVPGNHEYDNVDFDETHAKLRELCSELGIHWLERETLVIDGVRLVGTTLWTDFDALAAPGDTVGSALKKREKAFRAADFYLEKAEMRRNGAPFMAEQMREQGLLCQQWLDAALHVPHAGPTVAITHFAPTLASADPRYGVTPGTAGFCNALDALLPLADVWMHGHLHCPQDYVKNGCRIVANPLGYAKKGEQQDFAPDRLWEVAATGA
- a CDS encoding lysozyme inhibitor LprI family protein is translated as MRIAIMAAAAALALAASAQAQPLDCGNAATQTDMSLCADQAYRKSDADLNAAYKEVTARLKNDRDATTQLHAAQKAWLFFRDAECAFASSSTSGGSAYPMTLSLCLDKLTQARTKELRAYLKCEEGDLSCPVPGKQ
- a CDS encoding DNA-3-methyladenine glycosylase I, with protein sequence MKTNDMSESNPSLIMDERGVARCFWQPSMPDYHDHEWGRPVADDRRLYEKICLEGFQAGMAWITILRKREAFREAFDDFDFERVARYTERDVERLMGNAGIVRNRSKIVSAINNARRAQALANESGSLSAWLWRHEPPAQDRPATVDLDYWNGNPTSPASAGLSRELKKRGWTFVGPTTMYAFMQAVGMVNDHMSGCVCRAAVEAARAGFERPR
- a CDS encoding bifunctional helix-turn-helix transcriptional regulator/GNAT family N-acetyltransferase, with the protein product MDLIDTPIQPRDQTIRDLREFSRKLVRELGFMRSSLAGSELAPSAVHAIIEIGLQPGIQARDLAAILRLDKSNTSRQVAKLESAGLLTREADSVDARSSRLYLSEAGIRLRSQIDQFATDQVSRALRQLAPEDQQSLIRFLSLYADALSHENPNIAPAAAGGLADQIHAGYLPGCIGDVAGLHARYYAQASGFGVYFERKVATELAEFAEGLPAAGKNMWLYADNGRTLASIVIDGDLATREAHLRWFIVDESLRGMGVGRALLQRAMAFADAHYDETYLWTFKGLDAARHLYEAAGFTLAEESEGRQWGSVVVEQRFVRRGRGASDHADAQLGQ
- a CDS encoding pentapeptide repeat-containing protein, with the protein product MTQEAIETVAGQEVDRKIMQALIERAAGRPLAFHDCDFQHADFSRLDLRGAQLTACAIAGASFQGTTLADSTWLRCRGGQVDFASCDASDAVFENCDLNNASWRRARLAAARFQGCKLTGSDFDGIACLGWSLQECLLVGALLRGVSFRKTDVRQLDFSDADLSGSDFRDTVFHGGSLRNAILKNVRFEGADLREADLGGLDLNSAARLAGATISKTQAAALLAELRISVI
- a CDS encoding response regulator, encoding MERLRIVLVDDHPLVLMGMRDLLEKDLNFEVTATLPGSTALIQHLERDAPHVVITDYSMPGDDTYGDGIRLVKYLTRHYPQVQIVVLTMVSNSMIISALYDAGVAAVVLKRDNLSEIMTALETLHAGRKYYPPGFQRDGAADERSKFIGERINSLSPKEFEVLRHFIRGESMMQVADALKRSVKTVSGQKISAMRKLNVRTDQELIAFCVESEIFQ
- the gvpU gene encoding gas vesicle accessory protein GvpU, whose amino-acid sequence is MSQVPDADAFLQFLVNLVNNGSQIESLGVTLQMGGMLVSGSIVSGAEYFDSFAASFTASLDKTDDATRKAVHASLAELGDVFRVPQPADPLPNYIHLADALFFTADGTPIAGQPTLWRGRTSAVDGFVLGRLQEEAAG